One Lytechinus variegatus isolate NC3 chromosome 11, Lvar_3.0, whole genome shotgun sequence DNA segment encodes these proteins:
- the LOC121424307 gene encoding uncharacterized protein LOC121424307 codes for MATPPLSIFLLFALLTWSLADPMTSEATTGDASSTMLAINTTEDTADMIDITALEIATTFDDTAITTISSENTTVEMTTSVMTSQEVTTTGVDMTTMPATTFTPTTTRTASTTRPTMVTRTPDADQNDIVVIRKGEVLILDCYLEEDNGVREETYWLFDGTRRFNGSRLSIPNLNHTHHGRVIECVNKTTVVQRRTIHYHHVNVLAVNETLKLNCTFDPTAATNVQWKHSVNGPKSDWNITKLDNVTSQLIIHEVTLNDTGVYKCLSSQGDVLKVFNISIGFKPRVPNFVCSGCNTYEYRCEWPEVFDTHLPTEVTFEYKNYNLLYPKWYECEIDGNGCDVHTAGDHSLRLTITNDLARVTSYGEYNKFLHARFPAPRIIRIASFTNKLDVYWTLSDCGIHRLTSYGFIFSYENPSTGQIQNITLTSTDDKPNPKVLGSMTSNTKYCISMVAFVKKFGSPMNLGDWSDKVCNRTLPTAPDVILNIAKNYTSVQNEERLDERDVTITWSVNQNKNSEQPFQGISSFKIEVSLDDETQNGTNASVFTYNIDDRYLYLLPEDRFNYTIKGLSKHENYTISVTAVNSNGYSNPQEIKVSALQEKSVKISGGLVAGLCILVIFLIMALLAFGFQRLKNNSKPMPAPVYHGNLGNIQPTTIENEVFDELPSVLKESQRRLLMSMSIESEDSQLEDKGYRTSSTGSSASRGGTYPPGTHSGMVEKVPLLEIPCISGNTDKNHPYSVLSQLMPSRPPIQMAPDAVETDLDSLSPVGGHYSFSEEGLSLGGSSDYNQLESTRDTSFPNPYYAMVGMVPVRIADSPRDSGYASVRIRKCSSVGCDDCADDEISQPPTPALPNCSYFSSLSDRSKSAGQHPSLAHSDPCTGLPMSENLTTIVEGPDQYVLPSGSESKSPDACNSGYVAHDDVFLGKPAITQHESCHNDDPSSSSQSSPEHAVIIHPKPLENIKSPHECIDDEFVSDLTNAPVNIGSGPSSAAIDNLVSCGARSNSKTPSDNGFVDCPPTSASPRIRPNGNTGYVTAEELTPLQMSSAAGDTHQSKQPMQNPTVEMVRPVPSLNGNFGYVQAEQLLPLKLSSAAEDTHRPNQPLQNPIGRTVLPTPFQNASGYVGLPISRKNPSGYISVDDLSSTNLGL; via the exons AGGTTACAACTACTGGGGTTGACATGACCACCATGCCAGCAACCACTTTTACTCCAACTACCACAAGAACAGCTAGCACAACTAGGCCTACAATGGTGACAAGAACTCCAG ATGCTGATCAGAATGATATAGTCGTCATCCGAAAAGGAGAGGTTCTTATCCTTGATTGCTATTTGGAGGAAGATAATGGAGTGCGGGAGGAGACTTACTGGCTTTTTGATGGTACACGTAGGTTTAACGGCTCGAGGTTAAGCATTCCCAACCTGAATCACACTCACCATGGACGTGTCATTGAATGCGTAAATAAGACAACTGTGGTGCAAAGAAGGACCATTCATTATCACCATG TAAATGTCTTGGCAGTTAATGAAACTCTGAAGCTGAATTGTACATTcgatcccaccgctgccaccaatgTCCAATGGAAACACAGTGTCAACGGCCCTAAATCAGACTGGAACATCACTAAACTTGATAATGTCACATCACAGTTGATAATACATGAAGTGACACTAAACGATACTGGAGTATACAAATGCTTGTCCTCACAAGGAGACGTCCTTAAGGTTTTTAACATCTCAATAGGAT TTAAACCACGGGTGCCCAATTTTGTATGTTCTGGATGCAACACGTATGAATACAGATGCGAATGGCCAGAGGTTTTTGACACTCATTTGCCAACTGAGGTCACCTTTGAATATAAAAA TTACAATCTGCTCTATCCTAAATGGTATGAATGTGAAATTGATGGAAATGGATGTGATGTCCATACGGCTGGTGACCATTCTCTCAGATTGACCATCACTAATGATTTAGCAAGAGTGACGAGCTACGGCGAGTATAACAAATTCCTACATG CCAGGTTTCCTGCACCCCGTATTATCAGGATCGCCTCATTCACCAATAAATTGGATGTTTATTGGACGCTATCTGACTGCGGTATTCATAGATTAACTTCATATGGATTTATATTCAGTTATGAAAATCCCTCCACAGGGCAAATACAGAAT ATAACATTGACATCGACTGATGATAAGCCCAATCCGAAAGTATTAGGGAGTATGACAAGCAATACAAAATACTGTATCAGTATGGTtgcttttgtaaaaaaatttggAAGTCCAATGAACCTAGGAGACTGGTCTGATAAAGTGTGTAACAGAACTTTGCCAACAG CACCAGATGTGATACTGAATATTGCAAAAAATTACACCAGTgttcaaaatgaagaaagacTGGATGAGAGAGATGTCACTATCACATGGAGTGTTAAT cAAAATAAAAACAGCGAGCAGCCTTTCCAGGGAATAAGTTCTTTTAAAATTGAAGTGAGCCTGGATGATGAGACCCAAAATGGAACCAACGCTTCTGTGTTTACCTATAACATTGATGATCGATATCTTTACCTTCTGCCTGAAGACAGGTTCAACTACACTATTAAAG GCCTTTCCAAGCATGAGAACTACACAATCTCTGTTACAGCAGTCAATTCCAATGGATATTCAAACCCGCAGGAAATTAAAGTGTCTGCTTtacaggagaaatctgtgaaaATCTCAG GAGGTCTTGTTGCTGGGTTATGCATTCTCGTCATCTTTCTCATCATGGCCCTTCTTGCATTTGGATTCCAGAGACTGAAGAACAATTCAAAACCTATGCCAGCGCCTGTATATCATGGA AATCTGGGCAACATACAGCCGACTACCATCGAGAATGAGGTATTTGATGAACTCCCATCAGTGTTAAAGGAGTCCCAGAGACGGCTTCTGATGAGCATGTCTATAGAGTCCGAAGACTCTCAACTGGAAGACAAAGGCTACAGAACTTCCAGCACAGGCAGCAGTGCTTCAAGGGGAGGTACCTACCCTCCTGGCACACACAGTGGGATGGTTGAAAAAGTTCCCCTTCTGGAGATACCATGCATCAGTGGAAATACCGACAAGAATCACCCATATTCCGTACTGTCTCAACTGATGCCTTCCCGACCCCCTATTCAGATGGCACCTGATGCTGTGGAAACAGACTTGGATTCTTTGTCGCCAGTAGGTGGACATTACTCTTTCTCTGAAGAGGGTCTGTCATTGGGAGGATCCTCTGACTACAACCAGCTAGAGAGCaccagggatacgtcctttccAAATCCTTACTACGCTATGGTTGGTATGGTTCCTGTGAGAATTGCAGATTCACCCAGAGATTCGGGATATGCATCCGTTAGAATTCGGAAATGCTCCTCAGTTGGATGCGATGACTGCGCTGATGATGAGATTAGTCAACCTCCAACCCCAGCCCTACCTAATTGTTCGTATTTTTCCTCCCTTTCTGATCGTTCCAAATCAGCAGGCCAACATCCTTCCTTGGCACACTCTGATCCCTGCACAGGTTTGCCAATGTCTGAGAACCTAACAACGATTGTAGAAGGTCCAGACCAGTATGTTCTCCCGTCTGGATCTGAATCCAAATCCCCTGACGCTTGTAACTCTGGTTACGTGGCTCATGATGATGTATTTTTGGGAAAGCCAGCTATCACACAACATGAATCATGTCATAACGATgacccttcttcttcttcacagTCATCCCCAGAACATGCTGTCATCATCCACCCCAAACCCCTTGAGAATATTAAATCTCCACATGAATGCATAGATGACGAATTCGTTTCAGATTTAACCAATGCCCCAGTAAACATCGGAAGTGGTCCATCGTCAGCGGCAATTGATAATCTTGTCTCATGTGGAGCCAGGAGTAACTCAAAGACACCTTCGGATAATGGGTTTGTTGACTGTCCACCCACCTCTGCCTCACCCAGAATCAGACCAAATGGCAACACTGGGTATGTCACTGCTGAGGAGCTAACACCACTCCAGATGTCTTCTGCCGCTGGAGACACCCATCAGTCTAAACAACCCATGCAGAATCCTACAGTTGAGATGGTTCGCCCTGTTCCCTCACTGAATGGAAACTTTGGGTATGTCCAGGCTGAGCAACTCTTGCCACTCAAATTGTCTTCTGCTGCTGAAGACACCCATCGGCCTAACCAGCCCTTGCAGAATCCTATAGGTAGGACAGTTCTTCCTACACCCTTTCAAAATGCAAGTGggtatgtaggcctaccaatCTCCAGGAAAAATCCATCAGGGTACATATCAGTGGATGACTTATCCAGTACTAATCTAGGACTTTAG